A single window of Periophthalmus magnuspinnatus isolate fPerMag1 chromosome 22, fPerMag1.2.pri, whole genome shotgun sequence DNA harbors:
- the LOC117390867 gene encoding collagen alpha-1(XI) chain-like: MDYGEGMEDIFSSLNLLKQDIERMKYPMGTQNNPARTCKDLQLSHPEFPDGEYWIDPNQGCSGDSFKVYCNFTAGGETCIYPDKKSNGVRISSWPKETPGSWFSEFKRGKMLSYVDVEGSSINMVQMTFLRLLTASARQNFTYSCHQSVAWHDSASDSYDKAVRFLGANDEEMSYDNNPYIKALSDGCATRSGYAKTVMEINTPKIDQVPIVDVMLTDFGDPNQKFGFEVEPVCFLG; this comes from the exons ATGGACTATGGCGAGGGCATGGAGGACATCTTCAGCTCTTTGAACCTCCTCAAACAGGACATAGAGCGTATGAAGTACCCCATGGGCACCCAGAACAACCCCGCCCGGACCTGCAAAGACCTGCAGCTGTCCCATCCCGAGTTCCCAGATG gtgAGTACTGGATCGATCCAAACCAGGGCTGCTCTGGAGACTCCTTCAAAGTTTACTGTAACTTTACGGCTGGCGGTGAAACCTGCATCTACCCAGATAAGAAGTCCAACGGG GTCAGAATATCGTCATGGCCCAAAGAAACGCCAGGGTCATGGTTCAGTGAGTTTAAGCGCGGGAAAATG CTGTCCTACGTGGACGTGGAGGGGAGCTCGATAAACATGGTCCAGATGACCTTCCTTAGGCTCCTCACGGCTTCGGCGCGGCAGAACTTCACCTACAGCTGTCACCAGTCTGTGGCGTGGCACGACTCCGCCAGCGACAGCTACGACAAGGCTGTGCGCTTCCTGGGAGCCAACGACGAGGAAATGTCCTACGATAATAACCCGTACATCAAAGCCCTGTCAGACGGATGTGCG ACGAGGAGCGGCTATGCAAAGACTGTGATGGAGATCAATACTCCCAAAATTGACCAGGTTCCCATTGTGGACGTTATGTTGACTGACTTTGGGGACCCCAACCAGAAGTTTGGGTTCGAGGTGGAGCCTGTTTGTTTCCTTGGCTAA
- the LOC117390868 gene encoding serine/threonine-protein kinase pim-1-like — MPQRAKKRRWTSEQEDSAKRSGTDTCVPVEGQTKVHRKRKAEFEPNVELKKAKLESLPESCSPPQTSSSPQTCSPPQTCSPPQTCSSPQTCSPPQTCSSPQTCSSPQTCSSPQTCSPPENCSPPENCSSPEDELYDVNYQVSTSRADFESKYIELHNLGSGGFGSVFAGICLHDASIVAIKHIPRDKVFYKKVVQNGVEYNIIDEVALMAKVSQGNCPAVVSLLDCYELPEELILVMERPYPAVDLLDYKDAKGGVLEEEEAKVILKQMVEASIQMHNSDVFHRDLKLENILVETNHSYPKARVIDFGCGCLVKEGTYDYYAGTFSKAPPEWYSCKAYRAEPTTVFHLGTLLYDLLHLRAFNTHCYLRRKRRFGSGLSEECRHFLKSCLAKNPNDRPSFEELQRHPWLET, encoded by the exons ATGCCACAACGTGCTAAAAAGAGGCGTTGGACCTCTGAGCAGGAGGACAGTGCAAAACGTTCAG GCACTGACACCTGTGTCCCTGTGGAGGGACAGACCAAGGTACACAGGAAACGGAAGGCTGAGTTTGAGCCCAACGTCGAACTCAAAAAGGCCAAACTTGAGAGTTTGCCCGAGAGCTGCAGTCCTCCTCAGACCAGCAGTTCTCCTCAGACCTGCAGTCCTCCTCAGACCTGCAGTCCTCCTCAGACCTGCAGTTCTCCTCAGACCTGCAGTCCTCCTCAGACCTGCAGTTCTCCTCAGACCTGCAGTTCTCCTCAGACCTGCAGTTCTCCTCAGACCTGCAGTCCTCCTGAGAACTGCAGTCCTCCTGAGAACTGCAGTTCTCCTGAGGATGAACTATACGATGTCAACTACCAGGTCAGCACCAGCAGAGCTGACTTTGAGTCGAAGTACATTGAGCTGCACAATCTGGGCAGCGGAGGCTTCGGCTCTGTGTTTGCCGGCATATGTCTGCATGACGCCTCCATT GTGGCCATCAAGCACATTCCACGAGACAAAGTCTTCTATAAAAAAGTG GTGCAGAATGGCGTGGAATACAACATCATCGATGAGGTGGCTCTTATGGCTAAAGTGTCCCAGGGGAACTGCCCGGCCGTGGTCTCTTTACTGGACTGTTATGAGCTTCCAGAGGAGCTCATCCTCGTGATGGAACGGCCTTATCCCGCAGTGGACTTGCTAGATTATAAAGATGCCAAAGGAGGAGtgctggaggaagaggaggcaaaAGTAATTCTGAAGCAGATGGTGGAAGCCTCCATCCAAATGCATAACAGCGACGTGTTCCACCGCGACTTGAAACTAGAGAATATTCTAGTGGAGACGAACCACAGCTACCCCAAAGCACGGGTCATTGACTTTGGCTGTGGTTGTCTAGTCAAGGAAGGCACCTATGATTATTATGCAG GGACATTCAGTAAAGCGCCTCCTGAGTGGTATTCCTGTAAAGCGTACAGAGCTGAGCCCACCACAGTCTTTCATCTGGGCACGCTGCTCTACGACCTCCTCCATCTCAGGGCCTTTAATACACACTGCTacctgaggaggaagagacgCTTCGGCTCGGGCCTGTCAGAAG AATGTCGGCATTTCCTTAAATCTTGCCTGGCCAAAAACCCTAATGACAGGCCCTCGTTTGAGGAGCTTCAGCGTCACCCTTGGTTGGAGACATAA